Part of the Nostoc sp. ATCC 53789 genome, TGGAAACGTCGGACAAGAAGTTCTTCGCTTACTGCAATCCCACGATTGTAATGTCTGTGCCGCAGTTAGAAATCCAAACAGCGCTAAACACCTTTTAGGCAGCAATATCCAAACCATCCCCTTCGACTTTACCAATCCTGATACCTTTGATTATGCTTTTTTTCAAGTCAATAAACTTTTTTTAGTGCGTCCACCTGCTCTTGCTAATATTCGTCTTCAAATTGCCCCAGCCCTAAATGCTGCAAAACTTGCAGGCGTTGAGCATATCGTATTTCTTTCAATACTGGGAGCCGAACGCAACCCTTTTGTGCCACACTCCCAAATTGAACGCTATATAAACCAATTGGGTATTAAAGCCACCTTTTTACGGTGCAGCTTTTTTATGCAAAATCTTAATACCACACACAGAGAAGACATCAAAGTTCGTGGTGAATTGCTTCTTCCGGCTGGTAACGGGAAAACAAGTTTCATTGATGTGCGGGATATTGCTGCCGTTGCAGTTCGTACTTTACTTGAAGATGGGCATCAGGGAAAAGCATATCCGCTTACGGGTGCAGAAGCCTTAACCTATTACGAAGTAGCAGACATTTTCACATCGATTTTAGGTAAACCGATACGCTATAATCCTTCTCTGCTAAAGTTTATTCGACAAATGCGCTCATCGGGGTTGGCAATAGACTTTATTTTAGTAATGGTAGTAATCTATACTACAGCTCGGTTAGGATTGGCAGGCAAAATCACATCTGATACTGAGCAATTGCTCAATCGTTCACCTCTAACCATACGGCAGTATATCGAAGACTATCGACAGTTATGGCTATAAGTTTATTTTGCTTACTGTTAGCAGTTATAATTCCATTATTCCTAAAATTTAACGTCCAATTTCCAATTTTTGGCACCGTGATGCCTACGCATAAAATATTTGATAAATAATTTTTTATAACATTATTAAGCTCAGAATAGTACGCCTAAAATGTATTATGTATTCAAGTAATTATGTTGACTTTACCAGTGTCAATATCGTAACAAGCACCAACAATTTTTAGTTTACCTTCACTGAGCAATTTAGCTAAAATTGTTGAGCTTTCCTGCAATTTTTCAGTCTGATATTGAATGTTGGCAATAACTGCATTTTGCATATTATCACCCGTTCTTAACTTTACCCTTTCAACAGATGGTTTGATGCCCTCAATAATCAAACCAATTCTTCCAGGAAGTGGTTCGTTTTTGATTGCTTCTGCCACTGCACCGCATCTTTTATGACCTAAAATCACAATCAACTGCGAACCCAATACTGTTGTAGAGTATTCTAGACTACCTATAACTGTGTCACTGACCACATTACCAGCAACTCGCACAACAAATAAATCTCCAAGTCCTTGATCGAAAACAATTTCCGCAGGGACTCTGGAATCTGCACAACCCAATATGGCGGCAAAAGGATATTGAGCTTTAGCGACTAATCGCAGATGCTCTAATGATTGATCGGGATATTGGCGTTTTTGATTGATAAATCTTTGATTCCCATCTAGTAAGCGTTTTATAGCTTCATTAGGACTCACTGGATTAGAGCTAACTGGGTGAATATCAGCAATAGCAGTTTGCTCTGTATTCAAAAAGCTATCACCAAAAGCAGTAGCCGCAATACCTACCACACTGGCAAATTTTAAGAAATCACGTCGCCCTACAAATCCATTAATTCGACTCATTAATCTAGCTGATAACAACAAAGCTGTTCTCAGGAAGATATCACCTTCAAGCAAGATGTAAGAGTACCATCCTACACCATTTAAGAGTCATTTAATCTTCATGTGCGATCGCTACGGCTACTTCATGTATCTAGCTTTTACAAATACAAGAGTTGTATTAGACATCTCCATAAATTAAATATGCCTTATCCATAACCTTTGTAGAGACATAACAATGCTACGTCTCTATATTTTTTATTGGATTTTGTTGACACCAATGCACAATTGTGCAACTCTACTGAGATTGTGGTTTTAATGGATCAAAAAGCAAAGTAGGTTGCCGTCCTTTGAAAATTTATTTTAAGCTTTGTATCAAAATAGGTGATTTTGGTCTGCTAGTGAAAACGTGCCTAAAATCTCATCATATATTGAGGATATATAACCAATCAAGTAATTCTTTTTCTGAAGTATATAGATTTTTTACATAGATAGTAAACAAACAGCATTTTCTTAAAGAAGACAGTAACATATTCGTCAAGTTACCACCTAAACTAAATTTTATTAAGTATTTATAGAAATTTATATGGCTGAGGCTTTTATTTCCTACTCGCGCAAAGATAAAGAGTTCGTCAAGAAGCTTTATGAAGCACTCAAGCAACAAAAGCGAGATATTTGGGTGGACTGGGAGGGAATTCCGTCCACGGCAGATTGGTGGAAAGAAATTTGTGAAGGAATTGAAGGCGCTGATAATTTTATCTTTATTATTAGTCCGAATTCAGTCGCATCTGAAGTCTGCGCTAAAGAGATTACACACGCCCTCGATCACAATAAACGTTTAGTGCCAATTGTGTGGCAGTACAGTGAGGATGTTCATCCTGAATTAAAAAAAATTAACTATATTTTCTTCCAAGAAAGTAATGATTTTGAGCAAGCCTTTCAATCATTACTCAAAGCACTCGATACTGACTTAGCTCATGTTAAACAACATACCCGCTTACTTGTGCGAGCCTTAGAGTGGGATCAGAAAAAACGCAACAATAGTTACCTGCTAGAAGGTAGTGAATTAGAAGAAGCAGAGCAATGGTTCACCCAAGGGGCAGGGAAAGAACCATTGATTACACCACTCCAACAAGAGTACATCGGCGAAAGTCGCAAAGCCCAGAAGGTGCGTCACAGAACAAGATTTATTGCTTTGACTTCAGGGTTGGTAATTTCAACAGGATTTGCTATTGTTGCAGCAATTGGGTGGAAGGAGGCTATTAACCAACGGATAGAAGCACAAAAATCGGAACTCCGAGCTTTAATTTCTGCGTCAGACGCACGTTTTACCTCGAATAGAAATACAATTGATGCCTTGATAGAAGGTTTAAAAGCCGGGAAGAAACTTAAAGAACTAGATAAAGTCCAAGTCAACATTCTTGATGCTTTCATAGAAGGTTTAAAAGTCGGCAAGAAACTCAAAGAATTAGATAAAGCCAAAGCCGACATTCCAATTCAAGAACAGCAAGAGGTGATGAAGGTGCTGGGACAGGCGGTTTACTGGGTAAGAGAACGCGATCGCCTCCAGGGACACAGCAATTATATCCAAAGCGTTAGTTTCAGTCCCGATGGGGAAGCGATCGCTACCGCTAGTGGAGACAAGACCGTAAAACTTTGGGACAAACAGGGTCGTTTGCTAAATACTTTAAAAGGACATCTAGATCAAGTCCTCAGCGTAGGTTTCAGCCCCGATAGTCAAATTCTTGCTTCTGCCAGTTTAGACGGAACGGTGAAACTTTGGAAAAAAGACGGCAA contains:
- a CDS encoding SDR family oxidoreductase gives rise to the protein MLKILVTGATGNVGQEVLRLLQSHDCNVCAAVRNPNSAKHLLGSNIQTIPFDFTNPDTFDYAFFQVNKLFLVRPPALANIRLQIAPALNAAKLAGVEHIVFLSILGAERNPFVPHSQIERYINQLGIKATFLRCSFFMQNLNTTHREDIKVRGELLLPAGNGKTSFIDVRDIAAVAVRTLLEDGHQGKAYPLTGAEALTYYEVADIFTSILGKPIRYNPSLLKFIRQMRSSGLAIDFILVMVVIYTTARLGLAGKITSDTEQLLNRSPLTIRQYIEDYRQLWL
- a CDS encoding carbonic anhydrase, which translates into the protein MSRINGFVGRRDFLKFASVVGIAATAFGDSFLNTEQTAIADIHPVSSNPVSPNEAIKRLLDGNQRFINQKRQYPDQSLEHLRLVAKAQYPFAAILGCADSRVPAEIVFDQGLGDLFVVRVAGNVVSDTVIGSLEYSTTVLGSQLIVILGHKRCGAVAEAIKNEPLPGRIGLIIEGIKPSVERVKLRTGDNMQNAVIANIQYQTEKLQESSTILAKLLSEGKLKIVGACYDIDTGKVNIIT